One window of Phycisphaeraceae bacterium genomic DNA carries:
- a CDS encoding PEP-CTERM sorting domain-containing protein, which translates to MRSRSLALFVAFFGLSPLLASAQGTLLWTDNRTGAGVRYSAGGPYTDRWGLTPDTFRGTNYSAIQDHWMWDDGFEARGFAHLGATYLPSSPGLGGPFSGAILDACTSAEVFASDIGSGVTQHDFEVAWGWANGHIEFSISRPMNWSWIGGWQGNTYNTGAYNEVSAIHELIDLGTGFAYVNEARASINGSGDWVEYFSRSGTIPAGTYRLTWSHESLVAGGYTVFGFYSTAFGGAPLVSCINSEFRIWDVPAPSSLALLGAAGCVAARRRR; encoded by the coding sequence ATGAGATCTCGATCACTTGCTCTGTTCGTCGCGTTTTTCGGTTTGTCGCCCTTGCTCGCATCGGCACAGGGCACGCTGTTATGGACCGACAACAGAACGGGGGCGGGGGTGCGGTACTCAGCGGGCGGTCCGTACACGGACAGATGGGGCTTGACCCCGGACACTTTCCGGGGCACGAACTATTCCGCGATTCAGGACCACTGGATGTGGGATGACGGCTTTGAGGCGAGGGGTTTCGCTCATCTGGGGGCGACATATCTCCCATCGAGTCCGGGCCTCGGCGGTCCGTTCAGTGGCGCGATCCTCGACGCATGCACTTCTGCGGAGGTCTTTGCGTCGGATATCGGCAGCGGGGTCACGCAGCACGACTTTGAAGTGGCGTGGGGCTGGGCCAACGGGCATATCGAGTTTTCTATCTCTCGGCCGATGAACTGGTCCTGGATCGGCGGGTGGCAGGGGAACACCTACAACACGGGCGCGTACAACGAGGTCTCCGCGATTCATGAGTTGATCGATCTCGGGACGGGCTTCGCTTATGTCAATGAGGCGCGTGCTTCGATCAACGGATCCGGCGACTGGGTCGAATACTTCAGCAGGAGCGGCACGATCCCGGCCGGAACGTACCGCCTCACGTGGTCGCATGAGTCGCTGGTTGCGGGCGGCTATACGGTCTTCGGCTTCTACTCGACCGCCTTCGGCGGTGCTCCGCTGGTTTCGTGCATCAACAGCGAGTTCCGGATCTGGGATGTTCCCGCGCCGAGTTCGCTGGCGTTGCTGGGCGCGGCCGGGTGTGTTGCGGCGCGACGCAGGCGCTGA
- a CDS encoding FAD-dependent oxidoreductase — MDRRSAGGPGRVVIIGAGPTGLGAAYRLRELGHENFIVLERHPYIGGLASSFTDEKGFTWDIGGHVMFSHYPYYDRLFEKVMGDDFTLNDRESWVRMFDTWVPYPFQNNIRYLPREAACECLVGLVQAQSGKGKFKSHTEATNFGEFIDAVFGEGIAKHFMRPYNFKVWAYPPERMNKQWIGERVAVLDVDRAIRNIVLEKDDYGWGPNNKFKFPLKGGTGEFYRRIGERVKDKIRLNAAVASIDVDAKLITLTDGSQEKYDTLISAMPVDVLCKDILKGNVPANVRDESQRLLHSSGYMVGIGIKRPCPSTKSWMYFPESNCPFYRVTYLSNYSPYMTPEPYTTDATGRRNGSHYSLLCETSQSDAKPVDGSRIIEDTITGLENAGLLAPGERNDIVSTWVYHADYSYPTPSVERDEILSVVIPWLESRAIYSRGRFGLWKYEVSNTDHTLMQGVEVVNRLILGEAEVTTGIVYATTEDGREAATHERSSLAGSGEKKLTAAPHAAQNGQNCSNASQPEIVVKANVSKSPKADADHSEEELGVGGG; from the coding sequence ATGGATCGACGTTCAGCCGGAGGCCCGGGACGGGTCGTCATCATCGGTGCTGGCCCCACAGGACTCGGTGCCGCGTACCGACTCCGTGAACTCGGACACGAGAACTTCATCGTTCTCGAACGCCACCCCTACATCGGAGGCCTCGCCTCGTCGTTCACCGACGAGAAGGGCTTCACATGGGACATCGGCGGCCACGTCATGTTCAGCCACTACCCCTACTACGACCGCCTCTTCGAGAAGGTCATGGGGGACGACTTCACGCTCAACGACCGCGAGTCCTGGGTCCGCATGTTCGACACCTGGGTCCCGTACCCCTTCCAGAACAACATCCGCTACCTGCCCAGGGAAGCCGCGTGCGAGTGCCTCGTCGGGCTCGTACAGGCCCAGTCCGGCAAGGGCAAGTTCAAGAGCCACACCGAGGCGACCAACTTCGGCGAGTTCATCGACGCCGTCTTCGGTGAGGGAATCGCCAAGCACTTTATGCGCCCGTACAACTTCAAGGTCTGGGCCTATCCCCCGGAGCGCATGAACAAGCAGTGGATCGGTGAGCGCGTCGCCGTGCTCGATGTCGACCGCGCTATCCGCAACATCGTCCTTGAGAAAGACGACTACGGCTGGGGACCCAACAACAAGTTCAAGTTCCCGCTCAAGGGGGGAACAGGCGAGTTCTACCGGCGCATCGGCGAGCGCGTGAAAGACAAGATCAGACTCAACGCCGCCGTCGCCTCCATCGACGTTGACGCCAAGCTCATCACGCTCACCGACGGCTCGCAGGAGAAGTACGACACGCTCATCAGCGCCATGCCCGTCGACGTCCTCTGCAAGGACATCCTGAAGGGCAACGTGCCCGCGAACGTCCGCGACGAATCACAGCGACTCCTCCACTCCAGCGGCTACATGGTCGGCATCGGCATCAAACGACCCTGCCCCTCCACCAAGTCCTGGATGTACTTCCCCGAATCCAACTGCCCCTTCTATCGCGTCACCTACCTCTCCAACTACTCCCCCTACATGACCCCAGAGCCATACACCACCGACGCGACGGGCCGACGCAACGGCTCGCACTACTCGCTCCTCTGCGAAACCAGCCAATCCGACGCCAAGCCCGTCGATGGCTCCCGAATCATCGAGGACACGATCACCGGCCTCGAGAACGCAGGCCTGCTGGCGCCCGGCGAACGCAACGACATCGTCAGCACCTGGGTCTACCACGCCGACTACTCGTACCCCACGCCCAGCGTCGAGCGCGACGAGATCTTGAGCGTCGTGATCCCCTGGCTCGAATCCCGCGCCATCTACTCACGAGGCCGCTTCGGCCTCTGGAAATACGAAGTCTCCAATACCGACCACACCCTCATGCAAGGCGTCGAAGTCGTCAACCGACTCATCCTCGGCGAAGCCGAAGTGACCACAGGCATCGTCTACGCGACGACGGAGGACGGGCGCGAAGCCGCGACACACGAGCGCAGCTCACTCGCCGGCTCCGGCGAGAAGAAGCTCACCGCCGCGCCACACGCCGCCCAGAACGGCCAGAACTGCTCCAATGCGTCGCAGCCGGAGATCGTCGTCAAGGCCAACGTCTCCAAGTCCCCCAAGGCCGACGCCGACCACTCCGAAGAAGAACTCGGCGTCGGGGGCGGGTGA
- a CDS encoding sulfotransferase, whose translation MGTSDEEGVKGVKGVKGVGGVGGGRHRVAPDAMFFFIAGSYRSGTTWLRDMLNAHPEAFVLDEGWMLNDKGHGAEHWVDRDAIARWRDTGHNAWAERIGDAEEVARVATRGAVEGVMRAAAATAHEGKRVRAIGDKTTFYYCDRVDALHRLFPDARFVHALRDGRDVAVSHCFYLFKFRSREGPSQFEVLPAGAREHMERAYRFHALGEGERVALFCEESLRYFAGVWGACVRGAARARTLYQERFIEVRYERVLERTAEELARVLGFLGLDARGELVAQIVERHRFEARTKRERGEADPLAKTRKGIAGDWRTYFSAEDERVWMDAAGEAMREAGYV comes from the coding sequence ATGGGCACGAGCGATGAGGAGGGCGTGAAGGGCGTGAAGGGCGTGAAGGGCGTGGGGGGCGTGGGGGGCGGGCGGCATCGTGTCGCGCCGGACGCAATGTTCTTCTTCATCGCGGGGAGTTATCGCAGCGGGACGACGTGGCTGCGTGACATGCTCAACGCGCACCCGGAGGCGTTCGTGCTCGACGAGGGGTGGATGCTGAATGACAAGGGGCACGGCGCGGAGCACTGGGTGGATCGCGACGCGATCGCGCGCTGGCGCGACACCGGCCACAACGCGTGGGCCGAGCGGATCGGTGATGCGGAAGAGGTGGCGCGGGTTGCGACGAGGGGCGCGGTCGAGGGTGTGATGCGGGCGGCGGCAGCGACAGCGCACGAGGGGAAGCGCGTCCGCGCGATCGGCGACAAGACGACGTTTTACTATTGTGATCGAGTGGATGCGCTGCATCGGTTGTTCCCCGATGCGAGGTTCGTTCACGCGCTGCGCGACGGGCGCGACGTGGCGGTGTCGCACTGCTTCTATCTGTTCAAGTTCCGGAGCAGGGAGGGGCCTTCGCAGTTTGAGGTGCTGCCGGCGGGGGCACGCGAGCACATGGAGCGTGCGTATCGGTTCCATGCGCTGGGCGAGGGTGAGCGCGTGGCGCTGTTCTGCGAGGAGTCGCTGAGGTACTTCGCGGGCGTGTGGGGCGCGTGCGTGCGCGGCGCGGCGAGGGCGCGGACGCTCTATCAGGAGCGGTTCATCGAGGTTCGCTACGAGCGCGTGCTGGAGCGGACGGCGGAGGAGCTCGCGCGGGTGCTGGGCTTCCTCGGGCTGGATGCGCGGGGTGAGCTGGTGGCGCAGATCGTTGAGCGGCACAGGTTTGAGGCGAGGACCAAGCGCGAGCGTGGTGAAGCGGACCCTCTGGCCAAGACGCGCAAGGGGATCGCGGGGGATTGGCGGACGTATTTCAGCGCGGAGGATGAGCGCGTGTGGATGGATGCCGCGGGGGAGGCGATGCGCGAGGCGGGGTATGTGTAG
- the aat gene encoding leucyl/phenylalanyl-tRNA--protein transferase: MLRDLYRRGMFLMADEERGEINAYEADPRAIVPLREEEGLRIPRSLRQRVRSGRFRITSDVCFGRVIEACAEEREGGTWISPPLAALYTALHVSGERDGVHAHSVEAWVDGPEGALLVGGLYGVAVGAVFCGESMFSRPGEGGTDASKVCLVHLIRHLNERGFELLDSQIWNPHLARFGAREIPASAYRARLGELRDRTVGWGSFAQGL; the protein is encoded by the coding sequence ATGCTGCGTGATCTCTATCGGCGCGGCATGTTTCTGATGGCCGACGAGGAACGTGGGGAGATCAACGCGTATGAGGCGGATCCCCGGGCGATTGTGCCGCTGCGTGAGGAGGAGGGTCTGCGGATCCCTCGTTCGCTGCGTCAGCGTGTGCGTTCCGGCCGGTTTCGTATCACGAGCGACGTGTGCTTCGGTCGGGTGATCGAGGCGTGCGCGGAGGAGCGTGAGGGTGGGACGTGGATCTCTCCGCCTCTTGCTGCGTTGTATACCGCGCTGCATGTGAGCGGCGAGCGTGACGGCGTTCACGCGCACTCGGTGGAAGCGTGGGTGGATGGGCCTGAGGGGGCGTTGCTTGTGGGTGGGTTGTACGGGGTCGCCGTCGGGGCTGTCTTCTGCGGTGAGTCGATGTTCTCGAGGCCGGGTGAGGGTGGAACGGATGCCTCGAAGGTGTGTCTGGTCCATCTGATCCGCCATCTGAACGAGCGCGGGTTTGAGCTGCTGGATTCGCAGATCTGGAATCCGCACCTGGCACGATTCGGGGCACGGGAGATCCCGGCGTCGGCGTATCGCGCACGGCTTGGCGAGTTGCGCGATCGCACGGTGGGATGGGGTTCATTCGCGCAAGGCCTTTGA